A region from the Sphingomonas flavescens genome encodes:
- a CDS encoding NAD(P)H-hydrate dehydratase, whose protein sequence is MKLDRHALKAHPLPPAGNGGKEDKGRILIIGGSRDVPGAALLAATAAMRTGAGQLAIATVESAAQHLAIAMPEAMVAGLPEVRGGGFATAAVGNLKALAGKADAVVAGPGVRPSAACAKITEALMATDAALALDVAMLKALQPPRQPRAKPAILLPDNDELASLLDCDEAEIEADPVACGQRAAARYRAIVHVKGATGYVVCPEGEVWTHESGATGLGVSGSGDVLSGIVGGLLARGAEPLTALLWAVWLHGQAGIHLSKTVGPIGFLAREIADAIPAVLPR, encoded by the coding sequence GTGAAGCTCGACCGGCACGCGCTTAAGGCTCATCCGCTGCCGCCAGCCGGCAACGGCGGCAAGGAAGACAAGGGCCGCATCCTGATTATCGGCGGCAGCCGAGACGTCCCGGGCGCGGCATTGCTTGCCGCGACCGCGGCCATGCGTACCGGCGCCGGCCAGCTGGCCATCGCAACGGTCGAGAGCGCTGCGCAGCACCTTGCGATCGCCATGCCGGAAGCGATGGTGGCCGGCTTGCCTGAGGTTCGTGGCGGCGGCTTTGCCACGGCGGCAGTGGGAAATTTGAAAGCGCTGGCAGGAAAGGCTGACGCGGTCGTCGCCGGGCCCGGCGTTCGACCGAGTGCCGCCTGTGCGAAAATCACGGAGGCGCTGATGGCGACCGACGCAGCATTGGCGCTGGACGTCGCAATGTTGAAGGCGTTGCAGCCCCCGCGGCAGCCAAGGGCCAAGCCTGCCATTCTCTTGCCCGACAACGACGAATTGGCATCGCTGCTGGACTGCGACGAGGCCGAGATCGAAGCCGATCCGGTCGCCTGCGGACAACGCGCAGCTGCGCGTTATCGGGCGATCGTCCACGTCAAAGGCGCTACTGGTTACGTTGTATGCCCCGAAGGCGAAGTCTGGACGCACGAATCCGGGGCGACAGGGTTGGGCGTATCGGGCAGTGGGGACGTGCTTTCGGGCATCGTCGGGGGTCTGCTCGCCCGTGGCGCAGAGCCGCTCACGGCACTGCTCTGGGCCGTCTGGCTGCACGGCCAGGCCGGCATTCACCTGAGCAAAACGGTCGGACCGATCGGTTTTCTCGCGCGAGAGATCGCCGACGCGATCCCGGCCGTGCTCCCGCGCTAA
- the pyk gene encoding pyruvate kinase — protein sequence MTELLPPRSRKVKILATLGPASSSPAMIRSLMMVGADAFRINMSHGDQQQKAKLVEAIRALEKEFGRPTTILFDLQGPKLRVGQFKDGKATLETGARFIFDQKDEPGDAQRVLLPHPELFDAVRPATNILIDDGKVRLNVVKVADGEIVCEVKVGGTVSDNKGVNVPDVLVPIPALTDKDRDDLKFALEQRADWIALSFVQRPEDVAEARTLIGDRAALLAKIEKPAAVDRLNDIVALADAVMVARGDLGVELPPEQVPPLQNKIVATARQYGKPVVVATQMLESMITSPTPTRAEVSDVAKAIYDGADAVMLSAESAAGKYPCEAVQMMDRIAVSVERDPSYQERVHFTQIRLEATTADALAGSARQIASTISATAMLCYTSSGSTARRIARERPPVPLLAMSASLHTSRRMGLLWGVHAVHTRDVSNFEEMVEKAKRMALRHQIAKGGDRVIVMAGIPFGKAGSTNVLHVVRLIGDELDRYSGN from the coding sequence GTGACCGAATTGCTGCCGCCGCGAAGCCGCAAGGTGAAGATCCTGGCGACGCTGGGTCCGGCGTCCAGCAGTCCGGCGATGATCCGCTCGTTGATGATGGTTGGCGCCGACGCCTTCCGCATCAACATGAGCCACGGCGACCAGCAGCAGAAAGCCAAGCTGGTCGAGGCCATCCGTGCGCTCGAAAAGGAATTCGGGCGGCCCACGACGATCCTGTTCGACCTGCAGGGCCCGAAGCTTCGGGTCGGCCAGTTCAAGGACGGCAAGGCGACGCTGGAAACCGGTGCGCGCTTTATCTTCGATCAGAAGGACGAACCGGGCGATGCCCAGCGCGTCCTCTTGCCGCACCCCGAGCTGTTCGATGCGGTTCGGCCGGCGACCAATATCCTGATCGACGACGGCAAGGTCCGCCTCAACGTCGTCAAGGTCGCCGACGGCGAGATCGTCTGCGAAGTGAAGGTCGGCGGGACCGTGTCGGACAATAAGGGCGTCAACGTGCCAGACGTGCTGGTGCCGATCCCCGCGCTCACCGACAAGGATCGCGACGACCTCAAGTTTGCATTGGAGCAACGGGCAGACTGGATCGCGTTGTCGTTCGTGCAGCGTCCTGAAGACGTTGCTGAGGCGCGGACGTTGATCGGCGATCGTGCCGCTTTGCTCGCGAAAATCGAGAAGCCGGCAGCGGTCGATCGGCTTAACGACATCGTCGCGCTGGCCGACGCGGTGATGGTCGCGCGCGGTGACCTCGGTGTCGAACTGCCGCCCGAGCAGGTTCCGCCGCTACAGAACAAGATCGTCGCGACGGCGCGGCAGTACGGCAAGCCCGTGGTGGTCGCGACGCAGATGCTGGAATCGATGATCACCTCGCCGACGCCGACGCGAGCGGAAGTCAGCGACGTCGCCAAGGCCATCTACGACGGCGCCGATGCGGTGATGCTGTCGGCGGAAAGCGCGGCCGGTAAATACCCGTGTGAAGCGGTGCAAATGATGGACCGCATCGCGGTCAGCGTGGAACGCGACCCGAGTTACCAGGAGCGGGTTCACTTCACGCAGATCCGCCTTGAGGCGACGACCGCCGACGCGCTGGCTGGATCCGCGCGGCAGATCGCCAGCACGATCTCCGCTACCGCAATGCTCTGCTACACAAGCTCCGGTTCGACCGCGCGGCGGATCGCGCGCGAACGGCCGCCGGTACCGTTGCTGGCAATGAGCGCATCGCTCCACACGTCACGCCGCATGGGCCTCCTGTGGGGCGTCCACGCGGTCCACACCCGCGACGTTTCGAATTTCGAGGAGATGGTGGAAAAGGCCAAGCGCATGGCGCTGCGCCACCAGATCGCCAAAGGCGGCGATCGCGTCATCGTCATGGCCGGTATCCCGTTCGGCAAGGCGGGATCAACCAACGTGCTGCACGTCGTCCGGCTAATCGGCGACGAGCTCGACCGCTACAGCGGCAATTAG
- a CDS encoding type II CAAX prenyl endopeptidase Rce1 family protein — MSEISTSQTAFPALREVWRDYIQFVRRPRLPEAPTGFGAAASRATLALFALDLLVMLVLAGIALLVVNLGAEMPHHALDGLKITGTLWLLIVLIGPVVEEAAFRGWLSGTPRAFGLYGSLITVAGGLMLVPRLNWSATIALGAALIAGLAGSLLWLRGDRASHGYQRLFPYLYWISCLAFGLVHLTNLTIGQNRLAVLWVAPQLVLGTILGYARVKLGMWSNILLHMLHNSIIMAVALGSGMGS; from the coding sequence GTGAGCGAGATCAGCACAAGCCAGACAGCATTTCCGGCCTTACGCGAGGTGTGGCGCGACTATATCCAGTTCGTCCGGCGGCCTCGCTTGCCGGAGGCTCCGACCGGCTTTGGCGCGGCGGCTTCCCGAGCAACCTTGGCGCTGTTCGCGCTCGACCTTTTGGTGATGCTGGTTCTGGCGGGAATTGCCCTGCTGGTCGTCAATCTCGGCGCGGAAATGCCGCACCACGCGCTCGACGGCCTGAAAATCACCGGCACGCTTTGGCTGTTGATCGTCCTGATCGGTCCGGTGGTCGAGGAGGCCGCTTTTCGCGGATGGCTTTCCGGCACGCCGCGCGCGTTCGGCTTATATGGGTCGCTCATCACCGTCGCCGGGGGCTTGATGCTGGTGCCGAGACTGAACTGGTCCGCGACGATCGCGCTCGGTGCGGCACTGATCGCCGGGCTGGCCGGTTCTCTGCTCTGGCTCCGCGGTGACCGGGCGAGCCACGGTTACCAGCGGCTCTTTCCCTACCTATACTGGATCAGCTGCCTGGCCTTCGGGCTCGTTCACCTCACCAATTTGACGATCGGTCAAAATCGGCTGGCCGTGCTGTGGGTGGCGCCGCAGCTCGTGCTCGGCACCATCCTCGGCTACGCCCGCGTAAAGCTGGGGATGTGGTCGAACATCCTCCTCCACATGCTCCACAACAGCATAATCATGGCCGTGGCGCTTGGGTCGGGAATGGGCAGCTAG
- a CDS encoding metallopeptidase family protein, with the protein MRSFGASPTLDEIEDIARAAMRALPSPFADSLGAVVLQVEEFADDATLRSLGIEDPFELSGLYEGIPLPQQSVEQSGTLPERIRLFRGAILDEWASRDVSLEQLVGHIVVHEVGHHFGLSDEDIHALEASVP; encoded by the coding sequence ATGCGCAGCTTCGGGGCTTCACCTACGCTCGACGAGATCGAGGACATCGCCCGGGCTGCGATGCGCGCACTGCCCTCGCCATTTGCGGATAGTTTGGGCGCCGTCGTTTTGCAGGTCGAGGAATTCGCCGATGATGCGACGCTGCGCTCGCTCGGTATCGAGGATCCGTTCGAGCTGAGCGGCCTCTACGAGGGCATCCCGCTGCCGCAGCAAAGCGTCGAGCAGTCGGGCACGCTCCCGGAACGCATCCGCCTGTTTCGCGGCGCGATCCTCGACGAATGGGCGAGCCGCGACGTCAGCCTCGAGCAACTGGTCGGGCACATCGTCGTGCACGAGGTCGGCCATCACTTCGGCCTCAGCGACGAGGACATCCATGCGCTCGAAGCGAGCGTGCCTTGA
- a CDS encoding heme exporter protein CcmB, producing the protein MIGALIARDVRRALQGQAWLPIAFFVLVIALMPFAVGPDARILARIGPGVLWIAALTAALLPIERLIEPDRADGVLDQLTICGLTDESIAVAKITAHWLTFGPLLLLAALPGAALLGMDGSALLRAEAALAVGTVALAALAVAVATVIAGLPRAGALAGLLLLPLTVPLLIFGVADALLLETAVALLLTAGAPFVAGAAIRAGRT; encoded by the coding sequence ATGATCGGCGCCCTGATCGCGAGGGATGTTCGACGAGCGCTGCAGGGCCAGGCCTGGCTGCCCATCGCCTTCTTCGTTCTGGTGATTGCACTGATGCCGTTCGCCGTGGGGCCGGACGCACGCATCCTTGCCCGCATCGGTCCCGGTGTCCTGTGGATCGCCGCGCTGACCGCCGCTTTGCTTCCCATAGAACGATTGATCGAACCTGACCGTGCCGACGGCGTCCTCGATCAGCTGACGATCTGCGGACTCACCGACGAGAGCATCGCGGTTGCCAAGATCACCGCTCACTGGCTCACTTTCGGGCCGCTGTTACTGCTCGCCGCGCTGCCCGGGGCTGCCTTGCTCGGCATGGATGGATCGGCACTCCTTCGTGCTGAAGCCGCCTTGGCAGTTGGGACCGTCGCACTAGCTGCGCTCGCGGTCGCCGTCGCGACGGTCATCGCGGGACTCCCACGGGCAGGCGCGCTTGCCGGGCTCCTGCTGCTTCCGCTCACCGTCCCGCTGCTGATCTTTGGCGTAGCCGACGCATTGCTGCTCGAAACCGCAGTAGCGCTACTGCTTACAGCAGGGGCGCCGTTCGTCGCGGGCGCGGCGATCCGCGCTGGTCGAACCTAG
- a CDS encoding pitrilysin family protein codes for MMQLSTLANGLRVATRPMQSVETIAVGLYAATGSRNEPAHLNGVAHLFEHMVFKGAGGKSAREISELVEDVGGDFNASTDRELTAFYLSLLAPDLDLGVNLLADLIRRPHFDPQHLELEKKVVLQELAEANDTASDLVFDLLQEASFADQAIGRSVLGDQRTIGAVTPDDLQDWLRTQYVPGSLVLVGAGKLEHARLVDLAEKAFGSMPEGIALAEDRARFTGGRRNGRRKSAQAHVALAMAAPEWSAADAYASQLFADVVGAGSSSWLFQQLREDQGLAYSVAGGTQNYADTGMFWCYAASDRDNAAHVHAEIERVLADAAAGLGQRDLERARALAKAGMMMSLESCWGQASYLATRLLRDRELIEPAEIVARLDAVTLDEVRAVGERMIAGPRALASVGAKLAA; via the coding sequence ATGATGCAGCTCAGTACCCTTGCCAATGGGCTGCGCGTTGCGACCCGGCCGATGCAAAGCGTCGAGACGATCGCGGTTGGGCTGTACGCGGCAACTGGCTCGCGAAACGAGCCGGCGCACCTCAATGGCGTTGCACACCTGTTCGAGCACATGGTGTTCAAGGGCGCAGGCGGGAAGTCGGCGCGCGAGATCAGCGAACTGGTCGAGGATGTCGGCGGCGACTTCAACGCGTCGACCGATCGCGAGCTGACTGCCTTTTACCTAAGCCTATTGGCACCCGACCTGGACCTCGGCGTGAACCTGCTGGCTGACCTGATCCGCCGTCCGCACTTCGACCCGCAGCACCTAGAGCTGGAGAAGAAGGTGGTGCTGCAGGAGCTGGCCGAGGCGAACGACACGGCGTCGGACCTAGTGTTCGATCTGCTGCAGGAAGCGAGCTTCGCCGACCAGGCGATCGGGCGATCGGTGCTTGGCGATCAGCGGACCATCGGCGCGGTGACGCCGGACGACCTGCAGGACTGGCTGCGGACGCAGTATGTGCCAGGGTCGCTGGTCCTCGTCGGCGCCGGCAAGCTGGAGCATGCGCGCCTAGTGGACTTGGCGGAGAAAGCGTTCGGCTCAATGCCGGAGGGTATAGCCCTTGCCGAGGATCGCGCCCGCTTCACCGGCGGCCGGCGCAACGGTCGTCGCAAGAGCGCGCAGGCCCATGTCGCTCTCGCAATGGCGGCGCCGGAGTGGAGCGCCGCCGACGCTTACGCCTCGCAATTGTTCGCGGACGTTGTTGGTGCGGGCTCGTCGTCCTGGCTGTTCCAGCAGCTGCGCGAAGATCAGGGGCTCGCTTATTCCGTAGCGGGCGGGACGCAGAACTACGCCGATACGGGCATGTTCTGGTGTTATGCCGCCAGCGATCGCGACAATGCGGCTCATGTCCACGCGGAGATCGAGCGCGTGCTCGCGGATGCGGCAGCGGGTCTCGGGCAGCGCGACCTCGAACGGGCGCGGGCCTTGGCCAAGGCGGGCATGATGATGAGCCTGGAAAGCTGCTGGGGGCAGGCGAGCTATCTGGCCACCCGCTTGCTGCGGGACCGGGAACTGATCGAACCGGCCGAGATCGTTGCGCGACTTGATGCGGTCACACTTGATGAGGTGCGAGCGGTAGGTGAGCGCATGATCGCCGGGCCACGCGCGTTGGCGAGCGTCGGCGCCAAGCTGGCCGCGTGA
- a CDS encoding DUF2312 domain-containing protein has product MAEGTVAADQLRLFIERIERLEEEKKGIADDVKDVYAEAKSNGYDTKTMRAIVRLRKMETHARQEADALLETYRQALGLE; this is encoded by the coding sequence ATGGCGGAAGGCACCGTCGCGGCCGACCAGTTGCGGCTGTTCATCGAGCGCATCGAGCGGCTCGAAGAGGAAAAGAAGGGCATCGCCGACGACGTCAAGGACGTCTACGCCGAGGCCAAGTCGAACGGCTACGACACCAAGACGATGCGCGCGATCGTGCGCCTGCGGAAGATGGAGACGCATGCGCGCCAGGAAGCCGACGCGCTGCTCGAAACCTATCGCCAGGCGCTCGGCCTCGAATAG
- a CDS encoding SURF1 family protein, producing the protein MIRRLPIIPTILVLAAVATMIGLGFWQLQRARWKDGLIARYAQAEKLPPVEFPTVPTPDAQLPLFRHATGMCFRTIGERTAAGENQGGEPGFVHIVDCATGAEGPGMSVELGWSKNPNARAQWRGGLVSGVIAPDSKTRLRLVAASAPPGLEPSAPPSLDAIPNNHRSYALQWFAFALTALIIYGLAVRKRLAGGASR; encoded by the coding sequence ATGATACGGCGGTTGCCCATCATCCCGACGATCCTCGTGCTCGCCGCCGTCGCCACCATGATCGGCCTGGGCTTCTGGCAGCTGCAACGGGCGCGGTGGAAGGACGGCCTGATCGCGCGCTATGCGCAGGCGGAGAAGCTCCCCCCAGTTGAATTTCCGACCGTGCCGACCCCCGATGCGCAGCTTCCGCTTTTTCGTCACGCGACGGGCATGTGCTTTCGCACCATCGGCGAGCGGACGGCCGCGGGGGAAAACCAAGGCGGCGAGCCCGGCTTCGTCCACATCGTGGATTGTGCGACCGGCGCCGAAGGGCCTGGCATGAGCGTAGAGCTCGGCTGGTCGAAGAATCCCAATGCGCGCGCGCAGTGGCGCGGCGGGCTGGTCAGCGGCGTCATCGCGCCTGACAGCAAGACGCGGCTGCGGCTGGTCGCCGCCAGTGCACCGCCAGGCCTCGAGCCTAGCGCGCCACCGTCGCTGGACGCCATCCCGAACAACCACCGTTCCTACGCGCTGCAATGGTTCGCTTTCGCGCTCACGGCACTGATCATTTACGGATTGGCGGTCCGCAAGCGGCTGGCGGGAGGTGCGTCGCGATGA
- a CDS encoding ABC transporter ATP-binding protein produces MTALLRFSDVILRRGGRLLFDGLSFDLRPGDALQVRGRNGSGKSSLIRLAAGLLEQEHGKVERSTLALADDHVALDRERSLRASLSLWGGNIDQALETYRLSHLAAVPVRLLSSGQLKRATLARVHASAAPLWLLDEPLNALDADGIAELDSAIITHLASGGAVLAASHQQLPGQWRTIDLEHQP; encoded by the coding sequence TTGACCGCATTGCTCCGCTTCAGTGACGTAATTCTGCGACGCGGCGGCCGCCTGCTGTTCGATGGCCTGAGCTTCGATCTGCGGCCGGGGGACGCGCTGCAGGTCCGGGGCCGCAACGGGAGCGGCAAGTCCAGCCTGATCCGTCTCGCAGCCGGGTTGCTCGAGCAGGAACATGGGAAGGTAGAGCGCTCCACCCTCGCGCTTGCCGACGATCATGTCGCCCTCGATCGCGAGCGCTCCCTACGCGCGTCACTCTCGCTATGGGGCGGCAATATCGACCAGGCGTTGGAAACATACCGGCTCAGCCATTTGGCCGCTGTCCCGGTGCGCCTGCTGTCCTCGGGCCAGCTCAAGCGCGCGACGCTGGCGCGGGTTCACGCTTCGGCGGCGCCCCTCTGGCTCCTCGACGAACCGCTCAACGCGCTGGACGCGGACGGCATCGCAGAACTCGACAGTGCTATCATCACGCACCTTGCGAGCGGAGGCGCGGTACTCGCAGCGTCCCACCAGCAGCTGCCGGGCCAATGGCGCACGATCGATTTGGAGCACCAGCCATGA
- a CDS encoding histidine phosphatase family protein, translated as MAQNWPQRLWLVRHGQSQGNVARDAAEEADAHEIDIDMRDVDVPLSALGVEQAKAAGRWFAAMPREERPEIILSSPYVRAKQTAEIICQAGALAGGKAKTLIDERLREREFGIFDRLTTLGIRERFPEEAAHRKRLGKFYHRPPGGESWADVILRLRSMLNTINLHYCDRRVMIVCHQVVVLCFRYILEELDEAQILGIDKQAEVLNCGIAAYEFDADVKGLCVPTLDLWNYGAPLEAEGASKTSAPDLMTGTR; from the coding sequence ATGGCGCAAAATTGGCCTCAGCGATTGTGGCTGGTGCGACACGGGCAGAGCCAGGGAAATGTCGCGCGTGATGCCGCTGAAGAGGCGGACGCGCATGAGATCGACATCGACATGCGCGATGTCGACGTTCCGCTGTCCGCCCTTGGCGTCGAGCAGGCAAAGGCGGCCGGCCGCTGGTTTGCCGCGATGCCGCGCGAGGAACGGCCCGAGATCATCCTGTCGTCACCTTATGTCCGTGCCAAGCAAACCGCGGAGATCATTTGCCAGGCTGGCGCGCTTGCGGGCGGCAAGGCCAAAACGCTCATCGATGAGCGTTTGCGCGAGCGTGAATTCGGCATCTTCGACCGCCTAACAACGCTGGGTATTCGCGAGCGATTCCCGGAGGAAGCCGCGCACCGGAAACGCCTTGGCAAATTCTACCACCGGCCGCCCGGCGGAGAGAGCTGGGCCGACGTCATTCTCCGCCTGCGGTCGATGCTCAACACGATCAACCTGCATTATTGCGACCGCCGGGTGATGATCGTTTGCCATCAGGTGGTCGTCCTCTGCTTCCGCTACATCCTCGAGGAGTTGGACGAGGCGCAGATCCTCGGCATCGACAAGCAGGCCGAGGTGCTGAACTGCGGCATCGCCGCCTATGAGTTCGATGCGGACGTCAAGGGACTTTGCGTGCCGACGTTGGACCTCTGGAATTATGGGGCGCCGCTGGAGGCCGAGGGCGCGTCGAAGACCTCCGCTCCGGATCTCATGACTGGAACACGGTGA
- the ruvC gene encoding crossover junction endodeoxyribonuclease RuvC has translation MKILGLDPGLGTTGWGLIEANGNRLSHIANGQIKTDTAAPLPRRLCALADQLEALIADHAPAGAAVEEVFVNKNAQSTLKLGQARGVILMCAARAGIDVGEYAPALVKKAVVGTGGAEKPQVHAMVSRLLPGAKIAGADAADALAVAITHAHHLATHRALKR, from the coding sequence CTGAAGATCCTCGGTCTCGATCCGGGCCTCGGCACCACCGGCTGGGGTCTGATCGAGGCGAACGGCAACCGGCTTAGCCACATCGCCAATGGCCAGATCAAGACCGACACTGCGGCGCCCCTGCCGCGTCGATTGTGTGCGCTGGCCGACCAACTCGAAGCGCTGATCGCCGACCACGCGCCCGCCGGCGCGGCCGTCGAGGAAGTGTTCGTCAACAAGAACGCGCAATCGACGCTAAAGCTTGGCCAGGCGCGGGGCGTCATCCTGATGTGCGCCGCCCGTGCGGGGATCGACGTCGGAGAATATGCGCCCGCGTTGGTCAAGAAAGCCGTGGTCGGCACAGGCGGCGCGGAGAAGCCCCAGGTGCACGCCATGGTCTCTCGCCTGCTCCCCGGGGCCAAGATCGCGGGCGCGGACGCGGCCGATGCGCTGGCGGTGGCGATCACCCACGCGCACCATCTGGCAACCCACCGCGCTCTCAAGCGCTAA
- a CDS encoding class I SAM-dependent methyltransferase: MSDLLTIVAEPWADWGLIDSGHGEKFERYGRYKVVRPEPQAMWAPALPEWDADATFMPGSDEEGGGRWVEQRPVERQWPLARDGVKFQASLTPFRHLGFFPDMAPQWDWMRERAADADVLNLFGYTGVGSLLLSEAGGRLVHVDASKKSVEQGKENAALSGMADRPIRWIVDDASKFTAREVRRERRYDGILLDPPKFGRGPTGEVWRLEENLAPLLADCRRLLDADSRFLVLTVYAVRMSALAIGELVKQTFSDLGGEVVCGEMAVREEARGLLLPTAIFARWSRD; the protein is encoded by the coding sequence GTGAGCGATCTGCTCACGATCGTCGCCGAACCGTGGGCCGACTGGGGCCTGATCGATTCGGGACATGGCGAGAAGTTCGAGCGCTATGGGCGATACAAGGTCGTCCGGCCGGAGCCGCAGGCGATGTGGGCGCCGGCGCTGCCGGAATGGGATGCCGATGCGACCTTCATGCCGGGATCGGATGAGGAAGGCGGTGGGCGCTGGGTCGAGCAGCGTCCGGTCGAGCGCCAATGGCCTCTCGCCCGCGACGGCGTGAAATTTCAGGCGTCGCTGACGCCGTTTCGGCACCTTGGATTCTTCCCGGACATGGCCCCGCAGTGGGATTGGATGCGCGAGCGCGCGGCCGACGCCGACGTGCTCAACCTGTTCGGATATACCGGCGTCGGCAGTCTCCTGCTGAGTGAGGCGGGCGGCCGGCTGGTGCATGTCGACGCGTCGAAGAAGTCGGTCGAGCAGGGCAAGGAAAATGCTGCGCTGTCGGGAATGGCCGACCGGCCGATCCGCTGGATCGTCGACGACGCCAGCAAGTTCACCGCGCGCGAGGTGCGCCGCGAGCGGCGCTACGATGGTATATTGCTGGATCCCCCGAAGTTTGGGCGCGGGCCGACGGGCGAGGTGTGGCGACTCGAGGAAAATCTCGCGCCGCTGCTGGCGGACTGCCGGCGGTTGCTCGATGCCGACAGCCGTTTCCTCGTGCTGACCGTCTACGCGGTTCGCATGTCGGCGCTGGCCATCGGCGAACTGGTCAAGCAGACGTTTAGCGACCTCGGCGGCGAGGTGGTGTGCGGCGAGATGGCCGTGCGCGAAGAGGCTCGCGGTCTGCTGCTCCCGACTGCGATCTTCGCCCGGTGGAGTCGCGACTAG
- a CDS encoding YebC/PmpR family DNA-binding transcriptional regulator, translating into MAGHSKFKNIMYRKGAQDKKRSALFSKLSREITVAAKMGLPDPDANARLRAAVIAARAQSMPKDNIQRSIDKAAGSDADNYEEIRYEGFGPGGVAIIVEALSDNRNRTATNVRTAFSKNGGNLGASGSVSHGFERLGLIEYPASAGDADKVLEAAIEAGAEDVQSDEDGHRIWTSVESLHEVARALEGLLGEGEGAKLAWKPTTEVEVRGDDAATLMKLIDTLEEDDDVQTVWGNYDVPEDELEKLA; encoded by the coding sequence ATGGCAGGCCACAGTAAATTCAAGAACATCATGTACCGCAAGGGCGCGCAGGACAAAAAGCGCTCGGCGCTCTTTTCCAAGCTCAGCCGCGAAATCACCGTCGCGGCAAAAATGGGGCTGCCCGACCCTGACGCCAACGCGCGTCTTCGCGCCGCGGTGATCGCGGCCCGCGCACAATCGATGCCCAAGGACAATATCCAGCGCTCGATCGACAAGGCTGCGGGCAGCGATGCGGATAATTATGAAGAGATCCGCTACGAAGGCTTCGGTCCCGGCGGCGTCGCGATCATCGTCGAGGCGCTGAGCGACAACCGCAACCGTACCGCCACCAACGTCCGCACGGCCTTTTCGAAGAATGGCGGCAACCTCGGCGCCAGCGGCAGCGTCAGCCACGGCTTCGAACGGCTTGGCCTGATCGAATACCCGGCCAGCGCCGGTGACGCCGACAAGGTGCTGGAAGCGGCGATCGAAGCGGGGGCCGAAGACGTGCAGAGCGACGAGGACGGTCATCGCATCTGGACGAGCGTCGAAAGCCTGCATGAAGTCGCGCGCGCGCTGGAAGGCTTGCTTGGCGAAGGCGAAGGCGCCAAGCTCGCGTGGAAGCCGACGACCGAAGTCGAAGTCCGCGGCGACGACGCGGCGACGCTGATGAAGCTGATCGACACGCTGGAAGAGGACGACGACGTCCAGACCGTGTGGGGCAATTACGATGTGCCCGAGGATGAACTGGAGAAGCTGGCCTGA